One genomic window of Psychrobacter cibarius includes the following:
- a CDS encoding acetyl-CoA C-acetyltransferase: protein MTETAYIYDAIRTPRGKGKKDGSLYQASPIWLARTLLKEMQQRHHLDTSLVDDVVLGCVTPVGEQGSDIARIAVIDAGWAQSVAGVTLSRFCASGLESINLAAAKIMSGMEDMVVAGGVESMSRVPMGSDGGAWYMDPRVNEATHFVPQGVGADTIATLKGFSRTDVDAFATESHRRAAHAWEQGYYDKSVVPVTDINGMTLLDKDETIRPNTNVETLAGLNPSFIMPGKMGFDSVILDRYTTIEKVNHVHHAGNSSGIVDGAAICLVGSAAAGKKAGLKPRAKITMAAVIGSEPAIMLTGPTPACQKALKKAGMQASDIDLWEINEAFAAVPLNTADDFGLSLDIVNVNGGAIAMGHPLGATGAMLMTTVLDELERRDLKTAMITLCVGGGMGIATIIERI from the coding sequence ATGACTGAGACTGCTTACATTTATGATGCTATCCGTACCCCGCGTGGTAAAGGCAAAAAGGATGGATCTTTGTATCAGGCGTCACCGATTTGGCTTGCCCGTACCTTGTTAAAGGAAATGCAACAGCGCCATCATTTGGATACCAGTTTGGTCGATGATGTGGTGCTTGGTTGCGTGACACCCGTTGGCGAGCAAGGTTCTGATATTGCCCGTATAGCCGTCATTGATGCAGGATGGGCGCAAAGTGTCGCGGGTGTCACTTTATCTCGGTTTTGTGCCTCAGGTCTGGAGTCTATCAATCTAGCTGCCGCCAAAATCATGTCAGGTATGGAGGATATGGTAGTCGCAGGTGGCGTTGAGTCCATGAGCCGCGTACCGATGGGATCTGATGGCGGTGCATGGTATATGGATCCACGGGTTAATGAAGCGACGCATTTTGTCCCGCAAGGCGTTGGCGCTGATACCATAGCGACGCTAAAAGGCTTTAGCCGCACCGATGTTGATGCGTTTGCTACCGAGTCACATCGCCGCGCCGCGCATGCTTGGGAGCAGGGCTATTATGATAAATCGGTCGTTCCCGTCACCGATATCAATGGCATGACATTATTGGATAAAGACGAAACCATTCGTCCTAACACCAATGTCGAAACTTTAGCTGGTCTCAATCCTTCTTTTATTATGCCCGGCAAGATGGGCTTTGATAGCGTTATCTTGGACAGATATACCACCATTGAAAAAGTAAATCACGTGCATCATGCGGGCAATTCGTCAGGCATCGTTGATGGTGCTGCAATTTGCTTAGTGGGTAGCGCTGCTGCTGGCAAAAAAGCAGGTCTAAAACCACGTGCCAAAATTACGATGGCTGCAGTGATTGGTTCAGAACCCGCCATTATGCTGACAGGGCCAACGCCTGCCTGCCAAAAAGCGCTCAAAAAAGCAGGTATGCAAGCTTCAGATATAGATCTATGGGAAATCAATGAAGCCTTTGCTGCCGTTCCGCTGAATACTGCCGATGACTTCGGACTCTCGCTTGATATCGTCAATGTCAATGGCGGCGCTATCGCTATGGGTCATCCCCTTGGCGCAACGGGCGCGATGCTCATGACGACTGTGCTTGACGAGTTAGAACGTCGCGACCTAAAAACCGCGATGATCACCTTGTGTGTCGGTGGTGGTATGGGCATCGCTACTATCATTG
- a CDS encoding acyl-CoA dehydrogenase family protein, translating into MSIESFTPNWMTEEHQMVHDSALKMFQSWEPKDEQWRKNGMIDRAAWEEAGTMGFLCASIPEEYGGGGGDFGHEAALLYAQAEANQSGFGGMVHSGIVAPYILSHGTEAQKKEWLPKMATGEYVAAIAMTEPGTGSDLQNIKTYAVKDGDDYIINGSKTFITNGQHANLILLACKTDREKGAQGVSLIVVETDKVEGFERGRNLDKIGLTSQDTSELFFSNVRVPQTNLLGTVEGMGFIQMMQELPRERLIIALTGVGAMKLAINLTLDYVKGREAFGKPIWKFQNTRFKMAECYADYLAASTMCDAAVDAMLEGKLTVPQASLIKYWVTQKQCDVIDECVQLFGGYGYMTEYPIARLYADARVQKIYGGTNEIMKELASRFM; encoded by the coding sequence ATGAGTATTGAAAGTTTTACCCCGAATTGGATGACCGAAGAACATCAAATGGTGCATGATAGCGCGCTTAAAATGTTTCAATCGTGGGAGCCAAAGGACGAGCAGTGGCGCAAAAACGGCATGATTGACCGCGCCGCGTGGGAAGAGGCAGGTACGATGGGTTTTTTATGTGCATCGATTCCAGAGGAATATGGCGGCGGCGGTGGTGACTTTGGTCATGAAGCGGCGCTTCTTTATGCGCAGGCTGAGGCCAATCAATCTGGATTCGGTGGCATGGTACATTCAGGTATTGTCGCGCCTTATATCTTGAGTCATGGTACGGAAGCGCAGAAAAAAGAATGGCTACCTAAGATGGCGACGGGTGAGTATGTGGCTGCGATTGCTATGACCGAACCGGGTACTGGCTCAGATTTGCAGAACATCAAAACCTATGCCGTAAAAGATGGTGATGATTACATTATTAATGGCTCAAAAACCTTTATTACCAATGGTCAGCATGCCAACCTAATTTTGCTCGCCTGCAAAACCGATCGTGAAAAAGGTGCGCAAGGTGTTTCGCTTATCGTGGTAGAAACGGACAAAGTAGAAGGGTTTGAGCGTGGTCGTAATCTCGATAAGATTGGTCTGACCTCACAAGATACTTCGGAGTTATTTTTCAGCAATGTACGTGTGCCGCAAACAAATTTGCTTGGTACAGTAGAGGGCATGGGTTTTATTCAAATGATGCAAGAGCTGCCACGTGAGCGTTTAATTATTGCCTTAACGGGCGTTGGTGCGATGAAGCTCGCGATTAATTTGACCCTAGATTATGTCAAAGGCCGTGAAGCGTTTGGTAAGCCTATTTGGAAGTTTCAAAATACGCGTTTTAAAATGGCAGAATGCTACGCCGATTATCTCGCTGCCAGCACGATGTGTGATGCCGCTGTCGATGCCATGTTAGAAGGCAAGTTGACCGTACCGCAGGCGTCTTTGATTAAATATTGGGTGACGCAAAAGCAGTGTGACGTGATCGACGAATGCGTCCAGCTGTTTGGCGGTTATGGCTACATGACAGAATACCCGATTGCTCGTTTGTACGCTGATGCGCGAGTACAAAAAATCTACGGCGGCACCAATGAAATCATGAAAGAGCTGGCGTCACGCTTTATGTAA
- a CDS encoding TetR/AcrR family transcriptional regulator has translation MQSINQTSSMNTARALAPLSDMRPATLEKIEKAVRKVFAGFDSNEVTMAQIAKSANVSLQTLYKYFGDKQTLFYTIMDIVLGRLAARIMDHLQGIDSVQDRLRKTLWVCFDFVDSHPDAVMVLSSVSASRIRNIAIYENKELIGAFLNVLEDGQNRGVLNDTVPLYILFDVFMGFISRLGLMHIIRQTDTPINAEFDALFVILWRAISKPDI, from the coding sequence ATGCAATCTATCAATCAGACATCTAGTATGAATACAGCCCGAGCTTTGGCACCCTTATCCGATATGCGCCCTGCTACTTTAGAAAAAATTGAAAAAGCCGTTCGTAAAGTGTTTGCAGGTTTTGACTCTAATGAGGTGACCATGGCGCAGATTGCAAAGTCTGCCAATGTCTCACTACAGACGCTGTATAAATATTTTGGTGATAAGCAAACACTGTTTTATACCATCATGGATATTGTATTAGGCAGGTTGGCGGCGCGCATCATGGATCATTTGCAAGGCATTGATAGTGTGCAAGATCGGCTGCGCAAGACATTATGGGTCTGTTTTGACTTTGTAGACTCACATCCCGATGCGGTGATGGTACTGTCTTCGGTGTCGGCATCGCGTATACGTAATATTGCAATTTATGAGAATAAAGAGCTGATTGGCGCATTTTTGAATGTATTAGAAGATGGTCAAAACCGCGGGGTACTAAATGACACCGTGCCCCTTTATATACTTTTTGATGTGTTTATGGGTTTTATCAGCCGTCTTGGCTTGATGCATATCATTCGCCAGACCGATACACCCATTAATGCAGAGTTTGATGCGCTGTTCGTCATTTTATGGCGAGCCATATCAAAGCCTGACATATAA
- a CDS encoding FAD-binding oxidoreductase produces MLQEQCLWNMTAPLIDTYNQMTSDTEATICIIGGGYTGLSAAIHLAEKGVKVILLESQAIGNGGSGKSVGLVNAGTWARPDDLNIALGEAAGECLTEALGQAPSLVFDLIKRYNIDAQATQAGNIHMAHNAKGEADVDIRYEQLSRRGANVEVLTGSKCHEYCGTTSINKALLDHRAGTINPLAYVRGLAKVATSLGVTIYEHSAVEALEKVDGHWYARTSKARVKSERVIIATNAYTEGEWTEIKKTFYLVYYYQIASEPLSGEAADRILPYKTGAWDTRLALSSFRRDDDDRLLLGTVGGTQLKPKSFYQSWANAVQKSYYPDLPAFKWQYEWTGSFGFTQDHIFRVMEPDEGLLTATAYNGRGITTGTLMGKCFADYIMSGNRDSIPLPFKTLEEAKVSFGGMKSGFTELGLTLYHAGQCLKIIR; encoded by the coding sequence ATGTTGCAAGAGCAATGTTTGTGGAATATGACTGCGCCCCTTATTGATACCTACAATCAGATGACTAGCGACACCGAAGCGACTATTTGTATCATAGGCGGCGGTTATACAGGGTTATCGGCGGCGATTCATTTGGCCGAAAAAGGCGTCAAAGTTATCTTGCTTGAAAGCCAAGCAATTGGTAATGGTGGCTCAGGTAAAAGTGTAGGATTGGTCAATGCAGGCACTTGGGCGCGCCCTGATGATTTGAATATTGCGCTAGGCGAAGCGGCAGGTGAGTGTCTGACAGAAGCCCTTGGACAAGCGCCAAGCTTAGTGTTTGATTTAATCAAGCGTTATAATATCGACGCCCAAGCCACTCAAGCCGGTAATATCCACATGGCACATAACGCCAAAGGTGAAGCAGATGTCGATATCAGATATGAGCAGTTGAGCCGCCGCGGTGCGAATGTTGAAGTGCTAACTGGCAGTAAATGCCATGAATATTGCGGGACGACAAGTATCAATAAAGCATTACTAGATCATCGGGCTGGTACGATAAATCCGCTGGCTTATGTCAGAGGACTTGCAAAAGTAGCAACCAGTCTTGGTGTCACTATTTATGAGCATTCCGCCGTAGAAGCACTAGAAAAAGTAGACGGTCATTGGTATGCAAGGACTTCTAAAGCGCGCGTGAAATCTGAGCGCGTCATTATTGCGACTAACGCCTATACCGAAGGCGAGTGGACAGAAATCAAAAAGACATTTTATCTGGTTTATTACTATCAGATTGCATCAGAGCCACTTAGTGGCGAGGCGGCAGATCGTATTTTGCCATATAAAACAGGGGCATGGGATACACGCTTGGCCTTGTCTAGCTTTCGCCGTGATGACGACGATCGCCTATTATTGGGAACGGTGGGTGGTACACAGCTTAAACCAAAATCCTTTTATCAATCATGGGCCAATGCGGTGCAAAAGAGCTATTATCCAGATTTGCCAGCATTTAAATGGCAGTATGAGTGGACGGGTAGCTTTGGTTTTACGCAAGATCATATTTTTCGAGTCATGGAGCCCGACGAGGGCTTGCTGACCGCAACGGCTTATAATGGTCGCGGCATTACCACAGGCACGCTAATGGGTAAGTGCTTCGCAGACTATATAATGAGCGGTAATAGAGATAGTATTCCCTTACCATTTAAGACCTTAGAAGAGGCAAAAGTTTCTTTTGGCGGGATGAAATCTGGCTTTACTGAGTTGGGGCTAACTTTATATCATGCAGGACAATGTCTAAAAATAATTAGGTAG
- the nhaC gene encoding Na+/H+ antiporter NhaC: MMDDKPYDEAKDGYGPSSSFLLDIAPLVLTAIILMVQFFVFKDFTPHIPLACGILITGLFMKLRGRDWDGMEQRFLKVVKIGLPAMIILMGVGMLIGAWIIAGTVPTILYYGFSVFSPSSFLVSVCIICAIISVATGTSWGTVGTVGLAMMGIGLGLGIPPSLTGGAIVSGAFFGDKMSPLSDTTNLTPAAAGVDLWEHIRGMLPTTVPAMVTALIIYAWIGMGYGAENVDLTSIKEIQTSLAANYNLSIITLLPAVVVVIAAVMKMPAIPTVLSGVVVAGLVAFFMQGVGVHDIFTVLQNGFVSETGFAVVDQLLSKGGIMSMTWVVTLTIFALAFVGSIEHYGTLKAIMAKINKMVKSRFGLVMTTYASTLGVGTLIGDVYTTLVLPGRLLKDKYQEMGYKRTTLTRSIEDTGTLLSPLIPWNMGGSFVAATLGIATLTYAPFAFACWLSPLFGLLWVFLDKFIPREEPIINNDPSALSTVDNA; encoded by the coding sequence ATGATGGATGATAAACCTTATGACGAAGCTAAAGATGGCTACGGTCCGTCTTCTAGTTTTTTATTAGATATTGCACCTCTGGTGTTGACTGCCATTATTCTGATGGTGCAGTTTTTTGTATTCAAAGATTTTACCCCTCACATTCCCTTAGCTTGCGGTATTTTAATCACCGGCTTGTTTATGAAGCTGCGTGGCCGTGACTGGGATGGCATGGAACAACGCTTTTTAAAGGTTGTCAAAATTGGTCTACCGGCCATGATTATCTTGATGGGCGTTGGTATGCTCATCGGCGCTTGGATTATCGCTGGTACCGTTCCTACAATTTTATACTATGGTTTTAGCGTTTTTTCTCCTTCATCATTCCTAGTCTCTGTCTGTATCATCTGTGCCATTATTTCTGTCGCCACAGGCACTTCGTGGGGCACGGTTGGTACGGTCGGTCTTGCCATGATGGGTATTGGACTAGGCTTGGGTATTCCGCCGTCACTAACGGGCGGTGCTATCGTCTCTGGTGCTTTTTTCGGTGACAAGATGTCTCCTTTGTCTGACACCACTAACTTGACGCCAGCGGCTGCTGGTGTTGACCTTTGGGAGCACATCCGCGGTATGTTGCCAACCACGGTACCTGCCATGGTAACTGCATTGATTATCTATGCTTGGATTGGTATGGGTTACGGCGCAGAAAATGTCGATTTAACCTCAATTAAAGAAATTCAAACCTCGCTAGCGGCCAATTATAACTTGAGCATAATTACGTTATTACCTGCTGTTGTCGTTGTCATTGCAGCGGTGATGAAAATGCCTGCTATTCCAACGGTATTGTCTGGTGTGGTGGTCGCAGGATTGGTCGCGTTTTTTATGCAAGGCGTGGGTGTGCACGACATTTTTACGGTCTTACAAAATGGCTTTGTCAGTGAAACGGGCTTTGCTGTCGTGGATCAACTGCTGTCTAAAGGCGGCATTATGTCGATGACGTGGGTCGTGACTTTGACCATCTTTGCTTTAGCATTCGTCGGCTCAATTGAGCATTACGGTACGCTAAAAGCCATCATGGCAAAAATTAATAAGATGGTGAAATCGAGATTTGGTTTAGTAATGACCACGTATGCCAGCACGCTTGGTGTCGGTACGCTCATCGGTGACGTCTATACCACCCTGGTGTTGCCAGGTCGTTTATTAAAAGACAAATATCAAGAAATGGGCTACAAGCGTACCACGCTTACTCGCTCTATTGAAGATACCGGAACCCTGTTATCTCCGCTTATTCCTTGGAACATGGGTGGTAGTTTCGTCGCGGCAACACTAGGTATTGCGACACTCACTTATGCACCATTCGCCTTTGCCTGTTGGTTATCACCGCTATTTGGTTTGTTATGGGTGTTCTTAGACAAATTTATCCCCCGTGAAGAACCTATCATCAATAACGACCCAAGCGCGCTCTCCACTGTAGACAATGCGTAA
- a CDS encoding aldehyde dehydrogenase family protein gives MIKQYMSAMGVEEAHYQNGDFEVTTPIDGSVIGKVTLDTVADVDTKIQNAKQAFQEWRVVPAPKRGELIRLLGEVLREHKEDLGILVSLEAGKIKEEGLGEVQEMIDICDFAVGVSRQLYGLTIASERPGHHMRETWHPLGVIGVISAFNFPVAVWSWNTALAIVCGNPVIWKPSEKTPLVALACQALFEKALAKFGEAPAHLSQIILGKTDIGNALVENKDIALVSATGSTRMGREVGPKVAERFGKCLLELGGNNAMILAPTADLDLALRGILFSAVGTAGQRCTTLRRLFVHESVKDDILPRVKSAYETVSIGHPLEGNLVGPLIDEDSFNNMQAALEKARNTGGKVTGGERVLMDKFPDAYYVTPAIVEFDEQNDVARSETFAPILYVMPYKEFDDALAMQNDVPQGLSSCIFTNDLREAETFLSDRGSDCGIANVNIGTSGAEIGGAFGGEKETGGGRESGSDAWKAYMRRQTNTVNYSTELPLAQGINFG, from the coding sequence ATGATTAAGCAATATATGTCTGCAATGGGCGTAGAAGAAGCACACTATCAAAATGGCGACTTTGAAGTCACCACCCCAATTGATGGCTCAGTCATCGGTAAAGTCACGTTAGATACAGTGGCTGACGTCGATACTAAAATCCAAAATGCCAAACAAGCCTTTCAAGAATGGCGTGTCGTTCCTGCCCCTAAACGTGGTGAGTTGATTCGTCTGTTGGGTGAAGTCCTGCGTGAGCACAAAGAAGACCTAGGTATCTTAGTATCATTAGAAGCCGGAAAAATCAAAGAAGAAGGCCTTGGCGAAGTACAAGAAATGATTGATATTTGTGACTTTGCCGTGGGCGTATCACGTCAGCTTTATGGTCTAACCATCGCCTCAGAGCGCCCAGGTCACCACATGCGTGAGACATGGCATCCACTCGGCGTCATCGGCGTCATCTCTGCCTTTAACTTCCCCGTTGCCGTTTGGTCTTGGAACACGGCATTGGCCATCGTTTGTGGCAACCCTGTTATCTGGAAACCTTCAGAAAAAACCCCACTTGTCGCCTTAGCTTGCCAAGCGTTATTTGAAAAAGCCTTGGCAAAATTTGGTGAAGCACCAGCACATTTATCGCAAATTATATTGGGCAAAACCGATATCGGTAATGCGCTGGTTGAGAATAAAGACATTGCTTTAGTCAGTGCCACCGGCAGTACGCGCATGGGCCGAGAAGTCGGGCCAAAAGTTGCTGAGCGTTTTGGTAAATGCTTGCTTGAGCTTGGCGGTAATAACGCCATGATTTTGGCACCCACTGCCGATTTGGATTTGGCGCTACGAGGCATTCTATTCTCAGCAGTAGGAACGGCAGGCCAGCGTTGCACCACCTTACGCCGTCTGTTCGTTCATGAGTCGGTCAAAGACGATATCTTACCGCGCGTTAAGTCTGCTTATGAGACGGTGAGCATTGGTCATCCGCTGGAAGGCAATTTGGTCGGTCCACTGATTGATGAAGACAGCTTTAATAACATGCAAGCGGCGTTAGAAAAAGCCCGCAATACTGGCGGTAAAGTCACAGGCGGCGAACGGGTGCTGATGGATAAATTCCCCGATGCTTATTATGTGACCCCTGCGATTGTTGAGTTTGATGAGCAAAATGACGTAGCACGTAGTGAGACGTTTGCGCCGATTTTATATGTCATGCCTTATAAAGAGTTTGACGATGCACTAGCGATGCAAAACGATGTGCCACAAGGATTGTCTTCTTGTATCTTTACCAATGACTTACGTGAAGCTGAAACGTTCCTCAGCGACCGCGGTAGTGATTGCGGTATCGCTAACGTCAACATCGGCACCAGTGGCGCTGAGATTGGCGGCGCATTCGGCGGCGAAAAAGAAACCGGCGGTGGCCGTGAATCAGGTTCAGACGCCTGGAAAGCTTATATGCGCCGTCAGACCAATACAGTCAACTATTCAACCGAGCTACCACTGGCGCAAGGCATCAACTTTGGCTAA
- a CDS encoding VOC family protein, with protein MAMSAMYQDEVPLYGDLVDLVSDVNTEVLTSHPDIKSQLLHTGEIERLSMERHGAIRLGTAAELSMMRRLFAVMGMHPVGYYDLAPAGVPVHSTAFRALDSHSLHKSPFRVFTSLLRLDLIADDTLQQEATATLAQRQIFTAGVIELIEIFEVQGGLTSEQAQQFVQEALETFRWHDKTPVAKALYQRLLNQHPLVADVVGFKGPHINHLTPRTLDIDAVQQGMQARGIPSKAIIEGPPRRACPILLRQTSFKALQEAVGFKVADNLDASHEKYEQGHHTARFGEIEQRGVALTQKGRALYDELLAAARRQLGATPNEDNAAQYNQILTEIFTAFPDDYQTLHDEGLAYFYYQLTDSSLDSEDGQALLATTLTNDDLNKVPNAKLTALINDEVLRIEPIVYEDFLPVSAAGIFQSNLQQAQPSHYDGYSSQQNFERDLGAAIHDEMALYEAMQAQSLEQCLSSVSV; from the coding sequence ATGGCCATGTCAGCGATGTACCAAGATGAGGTGCCGCTATACGGCGACTTGGTTGATTTGGTCAGTGATGTCAATACCGAAGTATTAACCTCACATCCCGATATTAAATCACAACTGCTACATACGGGTGAGATTGAACGTCTAAGCATGGAGCGCCACGGGGCGATTCGGCTAGGTACCGCAGCAGAGCTGAGCATGATGCGCCGTCTTTTTGCCGTGATGGGTATGCACCCTGTCGGCTACTACGATTTAGCGCCTGCTGGTGTGCCCGTGCATTCAACAGCTTTTCGCGCACTTGACTCGCATTCATTGCATAAAAGCCCCTTTCGCGTTTTTACCTCGTTATTGCGTTTAGATTTGATTGCCGATGACACCTTACAACAAGAAGCCACGGCCACATTGGCGCAGCGTCAGATTTTTACTGCCGGTGTCATTGAGCTTATCGAGATTTTTGAGGTGCAAGGTGGTTTAACTTCTGAGCAAGCACAGCAGTTTGTCCAAGAAGCGCTAGAGACATTTCGCTGGCATGATAAAACGCCGGTGGCAAAAGCGCTCTATCAGCGTTTATTAAATCAGCATCCGCTCGTCGCTGATGTGGTTGGCTTTAAGGGTCCACATATCAATCATTTAACGCCTAGAACCTTGGATATTGATGCCGTACAACAAGGCATGCAAGCTCGCGGTATACCCTCAAAAGCCATCATCGAAGGGCCACCGCGCAGAGCTTGTCCTATCTTATTAAGGCAAACCAGTTTTAAAGCGCTACAAGAAGCGGTTGGCTTTAAAGTTGCTGATAATTTAGACGCTAGCCATGAAAAGTATGAGCAAGGGCATCATACCGCGCGCTTTGGAGAGATTGAGCAACGCGGTGTGGCGTTAACACAAAAGGGCCGCGCGCTTTATGATGAACTACTGGCCGCAGCTCGCCGCCAGCTTGGTGCGACCCCAAATGAGGACAATGCGGCTCAATACAATCAAATTTTGACTGAGATATTTACCGCTTTTCCTGATGATTATCAAACTCTACACGATGAGGGGCTGGCGTATTTTTATTACCAGTTGACGGATAGCAGCCTTGATTCTGAAGATGGTCAAGCATTATTGGCCACTACATTAACCAATGATGATTTGAATAAAGTGCCTAATGCTAAGTTGACTGCTCTGATTAATGACGAGGTGCTTCGCATTGAACCTATCGTTTATGAGGACTTTTTGCCCGTCAGTGCCGCCGGCATTTTCCAATCGAATCTGCAACAGGCGCAGCCGAGTCACTATGACGGTTACTCAAGCCAACAAAATTTTGAGCGTGATTTGGGAGCAGCTATTCACGATGAGATGGCATTGTATGAAGCGATGCAAGCTCAAAGTCTTGAGCAGTGCCTGTCTAGTGTCAGTGTTTAG
- a CDS encoding aspartate aminotransferase family protein → MDKFYNVTDAFTMVHPLTLVKGKNARVWDNNDRSYIDFVGGIGVLNFGHCHPHIVDAIIHQAQSLIHYAYNAAAHQPYQTFMPRLCELVPINGELAGMLTNCGAEATENAIKIARLKTGRTGAIAFDGGFHGRTLAAVNLNGKVAPYKRGLGALGSGVYHIPFPSPDNNISDEQAIDALQRLFMVETDIDNIGAIIVEPVQGEGGFQLLSPTFAQYLRKFCDEHGMLLIMDEIQSGYGRTGTPFAFTHLGIEPDLILLGKSIAGGLPLGAVIGKASVVNGLPKGSLGGTYSGNPVACAAANATLDIMQADDVWQSAKHYAQTIEMTISQWQQEGISPWLFGLTGIGAMRGIELRHPEHDVHPSVMAQVLVQARKRGLLLMPSGQYRHIIRLLPPLTIEPDTLKEGLAILKEVLIALPDGLPAA, encoded by the coding sequence ATGGACAAGTTTTATAACGTGACCGATGCCTTTACGATGGTGCATCCGCTCACGCTCGTCAAAGGCAAAAATGCCAGAGTTTGGGACAACAATGACCGCAGCTATATCGATTTTGTTGGCGGAATTGGTGTTTTAAACTTTGGTCATTGCCACCCTCACATCGTTGACGCCATCATTCATCAAGCCCAGTCGCTGATTCACTATGCCTACAATGCGGCAGCACATCAGCCTTATCAAACCTTTATGCCTCGATTGTGTGAGCTGGTGCCTATCAACGGCGAACTGGCAGGCATGCTGACTAACTGCGGTGCAGAAGCGACCGAAAATGCCATAAAAATCGCTCGTCTAAAGACAGGGCGCACAGGTGCCATTGCCTTTGATGGTGGCTTTCACGGGCGCACACTGGCTGCTGTCAATCTAAACGGTAAAGTTGCGCCTTATAAGCGCGGGCTTGGTGCATTAGGGAGCGGCGTTTATCATATTCCTTTTCCCAGTCCCGATAACAATATCAGCGACGAGCAAGCGATTGATGCGCTCCAGCGTTTATTTATGGTAGAAACCGATATCGACAATATCGGTGCCATTATCGTCGAACCTGTACAAGGGGAAGGCGGTTTTCAATTGCTGTCGCCCACCTTTGCGCAGTATCTACGTAAGTTTTGTGATGAGCATGGCATGTTACTTATCATGGACGAAATCCAATCCGGTTATGGTCGTACGGGCACGCCGTTTGCTTTTACCCATTTAGGGATTGAGCCTGACCTTATTTTACTTGGCAAAAGTATCGCGGGCGGCTTGCCATTAGGCGCAGTCATCGGCAAGGCTAGTGTGGTCAATGGTTTGCCTAAAGGCAGTTTGGGCGGCACTTATTCGGGCAATCCAGTTGCTTGCGCCGCTGCCAATGCCACGCTTGACATCATGCAAGCCGATGACGTCTGGCAGTCAGCCAAGCATTATGCCCAGACAATTGAGATGACCATCAGCCAATGGCAACAAGAAGGTATCTCGCCTTGGTTATTTGGACTTACCGGTATCGGTGCCATGCGTGGTATCGAGCTGCGTCATCCTGAGCATGATGTGCATCCGAGTGTGATGGCGCAAGTATTAGTGCAAGCACGCAAGCGTGGATTGCTGCTGATGCCAAGTGGGCAATATCGCCATATCATTCGGTTATTGCCGCCACTAACCATAGAACCTGACACCCTAAAAGAAGGGTTAGCTATTCTAAAAGAGGTGCTTATCGCGCTTCCTGATGGATTGCCTGCCGCTTAA
- a CDS encoding LysR substrate-binding domain-containing protein encodes MKTDTNKQLAFRRYPSTTALQCFETAARHLSFTNAAQEMHMTQSAISKQVAQLEEMLNLSLFYRTPHRISLTPAGKSYYLEVLEILKHIEVATTNLMSHSSNTELLKIVSHPTFCARWLIPALSGFSQKYRLINLDIKELVGPFFSEDQNVDIAFLYGDGMWGNMEAIKLFDEYCVAVCQPQYLRDKTLSTECLDDYVLLQISSRLSAWYEYFKQQDISVDGTFVGPRFETFHACISAALLGYGIALVPLRLVEPELQSGALVMAWDYAAKGRGSYYVTYPVSSGQSHKVKAVLEWITAYLTISDQREKALGLAL; translated from the coding sequence ATGAAAACAGACACCAATAAACAATTAGCCTTTAGAAGATACCCTTCAACGACGGCGCTGCAATGTTTTGAGACCGCTGCCCGTCATTTAAGTTTTACCAATGCGGCGCAAGAGATGCACATGACCCAAAGCGCCATCAGTAAGCAAGTGGCGCAGTTGGAGGAGATGCTAAACCTGTCTTTGTTTTATCGGACGCCGCACCGGATTTCATTGACCCCTGCTGGCAAGTCATATTATCTTGAAGTGTTAGAGATTTTAAAACATATCGAGGTGGCAACCACCAATTTGATGTCGCATAGTAGTAATACTGAGCTGCTAAAAATTGTCTCGCATCCGACATTTTGTGCCCGTTGGTTGATTCCAGCACTCAGTGGCTTTAGTCAAAAATATCGGCTTATCAACCTAGATATCAAAGAGCTGGTAGGGCCGTTTTTTTCTGAAGACCAAAATGTTGATATTGCTTTTTTATATGGCGATGGCATGTGGGGCAATATGGAGGCCATAAAATTGTTCGATGAATATTGCGTTGCGGTCTGTCAGCCGCAGTATTTGCGAGATAAAACACTGAGTACCGAGTGTTTAGATGACTATGTCCTATTGCAAATAAGCTCGCGTTTAAGTGCGTGGTATGAGTACTTTAAGCAACAAGATATCAGCGTCGACGGCACCTTTGTAGGACCACGTTTTGAGACTTTTCATGCTTGCATCTCTGCCGCCTTACTGGGCTATGGTATAGCCTTGGTGCCGTTGCGTTTGGTTGAGCCTGAGCTACAATCAGGCGCTTTAGTCATGGCGTGGGATTATGCGGCAAAGGGTCGCGGCAGCTATTATGTGACTTATCCTGTTTCTTCGGGACAATCGCATAAGGTCAAAGCAGTTTTAGAATGGATTACGGCTTATTTAACAATCTCAGATCAGCGTGAAAAGGCGTTAGGGCTTGCTTTATAG